A genomic stretch from Psilocybe cubensis strain MGC-MH-2018 chromosome 1, whole genome shotgun sequence includes:
- a CDS encoding Pre-mRNA-processing factor 19, whose translation MFCAISGEPPQTPVISKTSGHLYEKRLITKYINENGTDPITGEKLEEADLIEVKASPNSAAPRPPTHTSIPALLQLLSNEWDAVALSMYNLEQKYNATRQELSYALYSQDAASRVIARLIRERDAAREALANVSASMGIAPTASAPTEDVEMVEDAGLPASVVAKIDEVHQKLSASRKQRKNAPPPGFAASADVKTYVATHTVPSLHSASPAGITSLAISQTNPSQFLTGGNDKIVQLYDQNTDKVLASLKGHTKKVNHVAFREQEGENTLLLSAGADKIAKVWAHDTSSGEYLPKLTVRTHKGELTGLAVHPTSTLFALSSTDKTYSLHDLNTFTQVFRSTPFDDPFTSLGIHPDGTLIALGTPTSTIQIYDIRSGSIAAVLTPTDSSPFTVHTLAFSQNGYHLLAPDSLSSVAVWDLRYQTLAKSIPLGDDCKVNHVACDLSGQFLGVATNQGARIFAHKTWNDLLTLEEGGEITNLAFGPYSKEIWGVTGREVRTWGLPAS comes from the exons ATGTTCTGCGCGATATCTGGAGAGCCTCCCCAGACACCTGTCATCTCCAAAACCTCTGGGCATCTATACGAGAAGCGCCTCATCACAAAATACATCAACGAGAATGGAACTGACCCAATAACGGGGGAAAAGTTAGAGGAGGCAGACCTCATTGAGGTTAAAGCTT CTCCCAACTCTGCAGCACCTCGTCCCCCAACACATACATCGATCCCAGCCCTCCTTCAGCTACTTTCAAACGAATGGGATGCAGTGGCTTTGTCCATGTATAACCTGGAGCAGAAATACAACGCAACTCGGCAGGAACTAAGTTACGCACTTTACTCACAGGATGCCGCAAGCCGTGTGATCGCACGTCTCATTCGAGAGCGCGACGCAGCACGAGA GGCTCTTGCTAACGTCTCAGCTTCAATGGGAATTGCGCCTACGGCTTCGGCGCCTACTGAAGATGTAGAAATGGTTGAAGATGCAGGTCTTCCTGCCAGTGTTGTTGCAAAAATCGATGAAGTACATCAAAAGTTAAGTGCTTCGCGTAAGCAGCGAAAGAATGCCCCCCCTCCAGGATTTGCGGCTTCTGCAGACGTGAAAACCTATGTTGCCACTCATACTGTCCCTTCTCTCCATTCGGCGTCTCCCGCTGGCATCACCTCCTTGGCTATTTCACAAACCAACCCCTCGCAATTTTTGACTGGTGGTAACGACAAAATTGTCCAACTGTACGATCAAAACACCGATAAAGTATTGGCTTCCCTCAAAGGACACACAAAAAAGGTCAATCATGTTGCTTTCCGTGAACAGGAGGGCGAAAATACGCTTTTACTTTCGGCTGGTGCAGATAAAATTGCCAAAGTTTGGGCCCACGATACCAGCTCCGGCGAATATCTCCCTAAATTGACGGTCCGTACTCACAAGGGCGAACTGACTGGCTTGGCTGTCCACCCAACTTCGACCTTGTTCGCTCTCTCTTCGACTGATAAGACGTATTCGCTTCACGATTTAAACACTTTCACTCAAGTCTTCCGGTCTACTCCATTCGATGACCCATTCACCTCTCTCGGTATACATCCGGATGGAACTTTGATTGCATTGGGTACCCCTACGTCAACGATTCAAATTTATGATATACGAAGTGGTTCCATTGCTGCCGTTTTGACACCCACCGACTCTTCGCCGTTCACTGTACACACCCTTGCTTTCTCCCAAAATGGCTATCATCTACTAGCCCCCGACTCTCTCTCCTCCGTTGCAGTTTGGGATCTTCGTTACCAAACACTGGCCAAGAGCATCCCTCTTGGTGACGACTGCAAAGTCAATCATGTCGCATGCGATCTCAGTGGACAATTCCTTGGAGTTGCAACTAATCAAGGTGCCAGAATATTTGCCCATAAAACATGGAACGATCTCCTCACTCTTGAGGAAGGGGGAGAGATTACAAACCTCGCCTTTGGGCCCTACAGTAAAGAAATATGGGGGGTGACAGGTAGAGAAGTGAGGACCTGGGGCTTGCCTGCCAGCTAA